A stretch of the Nosocomiicoccus ampullae genome encodes the following:
- the rpsL gene encoding 30S ribosomal protein S12, with protein MPTINQLIRKPRKSKNVKSKAPALNRGFNSLKKEVTHNNSPQKRGVCTRVGTMAPRKPNSALRKYARVRLSNNMEVNAYIPGIGHNLQEHSVVLVRGGHVKDLSGVRYTVVRGALDTSGVEGREQSRSKYGAKKASK; from the coding sequence ATGCCTACAATTAACCAATTAATTAGAAAACCACGTAAATCTAAAAACGTTAAATCTAAAGCACCAGCACTTAACAGAGGTTTTAACAGCCTTAAAAAAGAAGTGACTCACAACAACTCACCACAAAAACGTGGAGTTTGTACTCGTGTTGGTACTATGGCGCCACGTAAACCGAACTCAGCTTTACGTAAATATGCGCGTGTAAGACTTTCAAACAACATGGAAGTTAACGCATATATCCCAGGAATTGGCCACAACTTACAAGAACACTCAGTTGTTTTAGTACGCGGTGGACACGTTAAAGACTTATCTGGGGTTCGTTACACTGTAGTTCGTGGAGCACTTGATACTTCAGGTGTAGAAGGACGCGAACAAAGCCGTTCTAAATATGGTGCAAAAAAAGCTAGCAAATAA
- a CDS encoding TM2 domain-containing protein, giving the protein MRNLSVQQKSYIENYVSNERKSLIIGYVLWFFLGIFGVHRFYVGKTITGLVMLILGLICGLLTLISFGTLSFLTMAPITIWWFIDAVLIIFMVNNYNTRLRRIAYRDIIR; this is encoded by the coding sequence ATGAGAAATCTTTCGGTTCAACAAAAATCTTATATTGAAAATTACGTTTCAAATGAAAGAAAAAGTCTAATTATCGGATATGTATTATGGTTTTTCTTAGGTATATTTGGTGTTCATCGATTCTATGTTGGTAAAACTATCACAGGTCTAGTAATGTTAATATTAGGACTAATTTGTGGGTTACTTACTTTAATTTCATTCGGAACACTATCATTCCTTACAATGGCACCTATCACAATTTGGTGGTTCATTGACGCAGTACTCATTATTTTTATGGTAAATAACTATAATACTCGTTTAAGAAGAATTGCATATCGTGATATTATAAGATAA
- a CDS encoding M20 metallopeptidase family protein has protein sequence MSIEKLVDERKQDMVETRRYLHKHPELSFKEFKTYQFILDRLNQYDDIDIIENVGANDNNSGKGIVASFGEGHPHIAFRADFDALPIQDKKEVEYKSTVDGVMHACGHDAHTTTLLTLVDVVSNNLKNLKGKVSFIFQYGEEEPPGGAESMIEDGILKDVDFVYGQHYWSQFDTHEIHSKNGALIATPDKFRITIQGRGGHAAYPQRNIDAILIASELIVNLQSIVSRQISPIDNAVVSFGHVKAGDTFNVMPDSAVLEGTVRTFNYDVREKIVEIFESEVEATTKKRGATGDLYYHRGFPPVINHEREAKIVEEAAKSLGLEYTDTKPLMIGEDFSYFIEEKPGAFFLTGSGNESKNSTYAHHHELFDLDEEAMESALKMFMKIIELENIIDWN, from the coding sequence ATGTCTATTGAAAAGCTTGTCGATGAACGAAAGCAAGATATGGTAGAAACAAGACGTTATCTACATAAGCATCCAGAACTCTCGTTTAAAGAATTTAAAACATATCAATTTATTTTAGATCGATTAAATCAATATGATGACATCGATATTATAGAAAATGTCGGTGCAAATGATAATAATTCCGGTAAAGGAATTGTCGCTAGCTTTGGAGAAGGTCATCCACATATCGCATTTCGTGCAGATTTTGATGCACTCCCAATTCAAGATAAAAAAGAAGTTGAATATAAGTCGACGGTTGACGGTGTGATGCACGCTTGTGGACATGATGCACATACAACAACACTTCTCACACTTGTAGATGTCGTTTCTAACAATTTAAAGAATTTAAAAGGAAAAGTGAGCTTCATCTTTCAATATGGAGAAGAAGAACCACCTGGTGGCGCTGAATCAATGATCGAGGACGGCATTTTAAAAGATGTCGATTTTGTATATGGCCAGCATTACTGGAGTCAATTTGACACACATGAAATCCATTCAAAAAATGGCGCGCTAATTGCAACTCCAGATAAATTTAGAATAACAATTCAAGGACGCGGTGGACATGCTGCTTATCCGCAAAGAAATATCGACGCTATTTTAATTGCTAGTGAGTTAATTGTGAATTTACAGTCTATTGTATCTCGACAAATTTCACCAATTGATAATGCGGTTGTTTCTTTTGGTCATGTGAAAGCTGGAGATACATTTAACGTCATGCCTGACAGTGCTGTTCTTGAAGGAACTGTTCGTACGTTTAATTATGATGTTAGAGAAAAAATCGTTGAAATTTTTGAAAGTGAAGTTGAAGCGACGACAAAAAAACGTGGGGCAACAGGAGATTTATATTACCATAGAGGTTTTCCACCAGTCATTAACCATGAAAGAGAAGCGAAAATTGTAGAAGAAGCAGCTAAATCTTTAGGTTTAGAATATACAGATACAAAACCTTTAATGATTGGAGAAGACTTCTCATACTTTATTGAAGAAAAACCTGGCGCTTTCTTTTTAACAGGTTCAGGTAATGAAAGTAAAAATTCTACTTATGCACACCATCATGAATTATTTGATTTAGACGAAGAGGCAATGGAATCAGCCTTAAAGATGTTTATGAAAATAATAGAACTTGAAAATATAATCGATTGGAACTAA
- the fusA gene encoding elongation factor G: protein MAREFSLKNTRNIGIMAHIDAGKTTTTERILYYTGRIHKLGETHEGASQMDWMEQEQDRGITITSAATTAQWKGHRVNIIDTPGHVDFTVEVERSLRVLDSAVTVLDAQSGVEPQTETVWRQATNYEVPRLVFVNKMDKIGANFDYAIGTIRDRLQANAHAVQYPIGAEDEFRGIIDLVKMKTYLYNDDLGQDVEEIEIPEEYADKAQEMREALIEGLADVNEEVMEAYLGGEELTEETLKAAIRKATCDVEFFPVFCGTAFKNKGVQLLLDGIIEYLPSPLEVKPIVGHMANDPEEEYVAKPGDDEPFTALAFKVMSDPFVGKLTFFRVYSGSLDSGSYVSNTTKDKRERIGRILQMHANSREEISTVYSGDIAAAVGLKDTGTGDTLTEEKLGVILESMEFPEPVIHLSVEPKSKADQDKMSNALVKLQEEDPTFTAYTDNETGQVIIGGMGELHLDVLVNRMKSEFNVECNVGAPMVSYRETFTQPAQVQGKFSRQSGGRGQYGDVHIEFTPNEQGAGFEFEDAIVGGVVPREYIPSVEEGLKNALENGVIAGYPLVDVKAKLYDGSYHDVDSSEMAFKIAASLALKEAAKKCKPVLLEPVMKVEVVMPEEYLGDIMGDVTSRRGRVEGMEARGNAQVVNAFVPLSEMFGYATSLRSNTQGRGTYTMYFDHYEEVPNSIAEEIIKKNTGE, encoded by the coding sequence ATGGCAAGAGAATTTTCTCTAAAAAACACTCGTAACATCGGTATCATGGCTCACATCGATGCTGGTAAAACGACTACAACAGAACGTATCCTTTATTACACAGGCCGTATCCACAAACTTGGTGAAACTCACGAAGGTGCATCACAGATGGACTGGATGGAGCAAGAACAAGACCGTGGTATTACAATCACTTCTGCAGCAACAACTGCACAGTGGAAAGGTCACCGTGTTAACATTATCGATACACCAGGACACGTAGACTTCACAGTTGAAGTTGAACGTTCTTTACGTGTACTTGACTCAGCTGTAACAGTATTAGATGCTCAATCAGGTGTTGAGCCACAAACTGAAACAGTTTGGAGACAAGCTACAAACTATGAAGTTCCACGTCTAGTATTCGTAAACAAAATGGATAAAATTGGTGCGAACTTCGACTATGCAATCGGTACAATCAGAGACCGTCTTCAAGCAAACGCACACGCGGTACAATACCCTATCGGTGCAGAAGATGAATTCAGAGGTATCATTGACTTAGTTAAAATGAAAACTTACCTTTACAACGATGACCTAGGTCAAGATGTAGAGGAAATTGAAATCCCTGAAGAATATGCAGACAAAGCTCAAGAAATGCGTGAAGCATTAATCGAAGGTCTTGCTGACGTAAACGAAGAAGTTATGGAAGCATACCTTGGAGGAGAAGAGCTTACAGAAGAAACTCTTAAAGCAGCAATTCGTAAAGCGACTTGTGACGTAGAGTTCTTCCCAGTATTCTGTGGTACAGCATTCAAGAACAAAGGTGTTCAATTATTACTTGATGGAATCATCGAGTATTTACCATCACCACTTGAAGTAAAACCAATTGTTGGTCATATGGCTAACGACCCAGAAGAAGAATATGTTGCAAAACCAGGAGATGACGAGCCTTTCACAGCATTAGCGTTTAAGGTTATGTCAGATCCATTCGTTGGTAAGTTAACATTCTTCCGTGTGTACTCTGGTTCATTAGACTCAGGTTCATACGTATCAAACACAACTAAAGATAAACGTGAACGTATCGGTCGTATCCTACAAATGCACGCAAACTCTCGTGAAGAAATTTCAACAGTTTACTCAGGAGATATCGCTGCAGCAGTAGGTCTTAAAGACACTGGTACAGGTGACACGTTAACTGAAGAAAAACTTGGCGTAATCTTAGAATCAATGGAATTCCCAGAGCCAGTTATTCACTTATCAGTTGAACCTAAATCAAAAGCGGACCAAGACAAAATGTCTAACGCTCTTGTTAAATTACAAGAGGAAGACCCAACATTCACAGCATACACTGACAACGAAACTGGACAAGTTATCATCGGTGGTATGGGTGAGTTACACTTAGACGTTCTTGTTAACCGTATGAAATCTGAATTCAACGTTGAATGTAACGTAGGTGCTCCAATGGTATCTTACCGTGAAACATTCACTCAACCAGCACAAGTTCAAGGTAAATTCAGCCGTCAGTCAGGTGGACGCGGTCAGTACGGTGACGTACACATCGAATTTACACCAAACGAACAAGGTGCAGGCTTTGAATTCGAAGACGCAATTGTTGGTGGTGTAGTTCCACGTGAATATATCCCATCAGTTGAAGAAGGACTTAAAAACGCTCTAGAAAATGGTGTTATTGCAGGATACCCACTTGTAGACGTTAAAGCTAAATTATATGATGGTTCTTACCACGATGTTGACTCATCTGAAATGGCGTTCAAAATCGCTGCATCACTTGCATTAAAAGAAGCAGCTAAAAAATGTAAGCCAGTTCTATTAGAGCCTGTCATGAAAGTTGAAGTTGTTATGCCTGAAGAATATCTAGGAGATATCATGGGTGACGTAACGAGCCGTCGTGGACGTGTAGAAGGTATGGAAGCACGCGGTAACGCACAAGTAGTTAACGCATTCGTTCCACTTTCAGAAATGTTCGGTTACGCAACTTCATTACGTTCTAACACACAAGGACGCGGAACTTACACAATGTACTTCGATCACTACGAAGAAGTTCCAAACTCAATTGCTGAAGAAATTATCAAGAAAAATACTGGAGAATAA
- a CDS encoding nuclease-related domain-containing protein: MTHLEMLEKRYNLDRDQKIQLDKERKGKIGEYYLKSLIETKLHPEIAVISDYRFEVNGSECQIDFLILLNQSCIIIEVKSYYGDFEIRPDGFYRLNPLRKIKHPFSQVERAEIMLHSHLKRLNLNLNIKYYVAFVNEQFSLYGLTRDMPVVMASQLNRFLESLNEEVYDKKHEYIINRLEDGRLLKSRYEHELKLDFNKAKKGLVCQHCSGWLEVDTYKQLKCQSCGTKEEIESAIGRSITELETLFPDDEITLRRLLEWIDHTYSPSKLRRLLKKICHTHGSKKGRYYTLKSNIITVSNI, from the coding sequence ATGACTCATCTCGAGATGTTAGAAAAACGGTATAATCTAGACCGTGATCAGAAAATTCAGTTGGATAAAGAAAGAAAAGGAAAAATTGGAGAATATTATTTAAAAAGTTTGATTGAAACTAAACTGCATCCTGAAATAGCGGTGATTAGTGACTATCGTTTTGAAGTAAACGGTAGCGAATGCCAAATTGACTTCTTAATTTTGTTGAATCAAAGTTGTATTATTATTGAGGTAAAAAGTTATTACGGTGATTTTGAAATACGGCCGGATGGATTTTATCGGTTAAATCCACTGAGAAAAATTAAACATCCATTTTCACAAGTTGAACGTGCAGAAATCATGTTACACAGTCATTTGAAACGATTAAATTTGAATTTAAATATAAAATATTATGTTGCATTTGTAAACGAACAGTTTTCACTTTATGGTTTAACACGAGACATGCCAGTAGTCATGGCGAGTCAATTAAATCGATTTTTAGAATCGTTAAACGAGGAAGTTTACGATAAAAAACATGAGTATATAATTAACCGATTAGAAGATGGTCGATTATTAAAATCACGTTATGAGCATGAGTTAAAATTAGATTTTAATAAAGCAAAGAAAGGTTTAGTATGTCAGCACTGTTCTGGATGGTTAGAGGTAGACACGTATAAACAATTGAAGTGTCAATCATGTGGGACTAAGGAAGAAATAGAATCAGCGATTGGGAGAAGCATTACTGAATTAGAGACATTATTTCCTGATGACGAAATAACATTAAGACGCTTATTAGAATGGATTGACCATACATATTCACCAAGCAAACTGAGACGTTTACTCAAAAAAATCTGTCACACTCACGGAAGTAAAAAAGGGAGATATTATACATTAAAGAGTAATATTATCACCGTCTCAAATATTTAA
- the rpsG gene encoding 30S ribosomal protein S7, with product MPRKGPVPKRDVLPDPIHNSKLITKLINKLMVDGKRGTSQKILYSAFEIVEERSGRDANEVFEEALENIMPLLEVKARRVGGSNYQVPVEVRPERRSTLGLRWLVNYSRLRGEKTMVERLANEILDAANNTGGAVKRREEMHKMAEANRAFAHYRW from the coding sequence ATGCCACGTAAAGGTCCAGTACCTAAAAGAGACGTTTTACCAGATCCAATTCACAACTCTAAATTAATTACTAAATTAATTAACAAGTTAATGGTTGATGGTAAACGCGGTACATCACAAAAAATTCTTTATAGTGCTTTTGAAATCGTTGAAGAACGTTCAGGTAGAGACGCAAACGAAGTATTCGAAGAAGCATTAGAAAATATTATGCCATTATTAGAAGTTAAAGCACGTCGTGTTGGGGGTTCTAACTACCAAGTACCAGTTGAGGTACGCCCAGAAAGACGTTCTACTTTAGGACTTCGTTGGTTAGTGAACTACTCACGCTTACGCGGAGAAAAAACTATGGTTGAACGCTTAGCTAACGAGATTCTTGATGCTGCTAACAACACTGGTGGTGCTGTTAAGCGTCGTGAAGAAATGCATAAAATGGCAGAAGCTAACAGAGCATTCGCACACTACCGCTGGTAG
- the tuf gene encoding elongation factor Tu, which produces MAKEKFDRSKTHANIGTIGHVDHGKTTLTAAIATVLSKTYGGDAQSYDQVDNAPEEKERGITINTSHIEYETPTRHYAHVDCPGHADYVKNMITGAAQMDGAILVVSAADGPMPQTREHILLSRNVGVPALVVFLNKVDMVDDEELLELVEMEVRELLSEYDFPGDDIPVIAGSALKALEGDEEYEQKIVELMEAVDEYIPTPERDSDKPFMMPVEDVFSITGRGTVATGRVERGQIKVGEEVEIIGLAEKSSKTTVTGVEMFRKLLDYAEAGDNIGALLRGVSREDIQRGQVLAHPGSITPHSKFKAEVYVLSKDEGGRHTPFFSNYRPQFYFRTTDVTGIVNLPEGTEMVMPGDNVEMDVELISPIAIEDGTRFSIREGGRTVGSGVVTEINE; this is translated from the coding sequence ATGGCTAAAGAAAAATTTGACCGTTCGAAAACGCATGCTAACATTGGTACAATTGGGCACGTTGACCACGGTAAAACTACATTAACAGCTGCTATTGCAACTGTTTTATCTAAAACTTACGGTGGAGACGCTCAGTCATACGACCAAGTAGACAACGCTCCAGAAGAAAAAGAACGTGGAATTACAATCAACACGTCACACATCGAGTACGAAACACCTACTCGTCACTATGCACACGTTGACTGCCCAGGACACGCAGACTACGTTAAAAACATGATCACTGGTGCTGCACAAATGGACGGAGCTATCTTAGTAGTATCTGCTGCAGATGGTCCAATGCCACAAACTCGTGAACACATCTTACTTTCACGTAACGTTGGTGTTCCAGCATTAGTAGTATTCTTAAACAAAGTTGACATGGTTGACGACGAAGAATTACTAGAATTAGTTGAAATGGAAGTTCGTGAACTTCTTTCTGAATACGACTTCCCAGGCGACGACATTCCAGTAATCGCTGGTTCTGCTCTTAAAGCACTTGAAGGTGATGAAGAGTATGAACAAAAAATCGTTGAGCTTATGGAAGCTGTAGACGAGTACATTCCAACTCCAGAGCGTGACTCTGACAAACCATTCATGATGCCAGTTGAGGACGTATTCTCAATCACTGGTCGTGGTACAGTTGCTACAGGACGCGTTGAACGCGGACAAATCAAAGTTGGTGAAGAAGTTGAGATCATTGGTCTTGCTGAAAAATCTTCTAAGACAACTGTAACTGGAGTAGAAATGTTCCGTAAATTATTAGACTACGCTGAAGCTGGTGACAACATTGGTGCGTTATTACGTGGTGTATCACGTGAAGACATCCAACGTGGTCAAGTACTTGCTCACCCTGGATCAATTACTCCACACAGCAAGTTCAAAGCTGAAGTTTACGTTTTATCTAAAGATGAAGGTGGACGTCACACTCCATTCTTCTCAAACTACCGTCCTCAGTTCTACTTCCGTACAACTGACGTAACAGGTATCGTAAACTTACCAGAAGGTACTGAAATGGTTATGCCTGGTGACAACGTTGAAATGGACGTTGAATTAATTTCACCAATCGCTATCGAAGACGGTACACGCTTCTCAATCCGTGAAGGTGGACGTACAGTAGGTTCTGGTGTAGTTACTGAAATTAACGAATAA
- a CDS encoding M20 metallopeptidase family protein yields MNIREVILDHFEDAVKRRRHLHMYPELSFKEHETKKYIYNELKDLPLEIERDVGGNGVVARLIVNDDYKTVAFRADFDALEIQEENDVEYKSKNEGVMHACGHDAHTAALITFAHILSDYKDELPVNVVFIFQHAEELVPGGAKSMIEDGCLDGVDYFFGTHVAALEPVHQFGWNYDSMYANADTFTITATGKGGHGAAPHTSHDPILASAYLIEQLQSIVSRNVDPLKSAVLSITAFNSGHAFNVIPNGTELKGTLRTYDSDVREFVLSRIEEVAKGVGLSQNVDFNVDIHRGYPALKNDVKMTDYVRGLAEEDVNFVESVVELPSSMGGEDAAYYLQKVPGCYFSTGVGNVDKGIEYPHHHPKFDIDEEGLKSVLELFLKIVLNFDKVDA; encoded by the coding sequence ATGAATATCCGTGAAGTAATACTGGATCATTTTGAGGATGCTGTTAAAAGACGTAGACACTTACACATGTATCCAGAGTTATCCTTTAAAGAACATGAAACAAAAAAATATATTTACAACGAGTTAAAAGATTTACCACTTGAAATTGAAAGAGATGTTGGAGGTAACGGAGTAGTCGCACGTTTAATTGTTAATGACGACTACAAAACAGTCGCATTTCGTGCAGATTTTGATGCTTTAGAAATACAAGAAGAAAACGACGTTGAATATAAATCTAAAAATGAAGGTGTTATGCACGCATGCGGTCATGACGCGCATACTGCCGCACTCATTACATTCGCGCATATTCTCTCTGATTATAAAGATGAACTACCGGTGAACGTGGTCTTTATCTTCCAGCATGCTGAAGAACTTGTGCCTGGTGGTGCGAAGTCTATGATTGAAGATGGTTGCTTAGACGGTGTGGATTACTTCTTTGGAACACACGTCGCTGCTTTAGAGCCTGTTCACCAATTTGGTTGGAATTACGATTCTATGTATGCGAATGCAGATACTTTCACAATTACAGCTACTGGAAAAGGGGGACACGGTGCAGCACCTCATACATCACATGATCCTATTCTAGCTTCTGCATATTTAATAGAACAATTACAATCTATCGTTTCTAGAAATGTAGATCCATTAAAATCAGCGGTGTTATCAATTACTGCATTTAACTCTGGCCACGCATTTAACGTCATACCAAATGGTACAGAATTAAAAGGTACACTACGTACTTATGATAGTGACGTTAGAGAATTTGTATTATCTAGAATAGAAGAAGTCGCAAAAGGGGTTGGACTTTCTCAAAATGTTGATTTTAATGTAGATATCCATCGTGGTTATCCTGCTTTAAAAAATGACGTAAAAATGACTGATTACGTACGCGGACTTGCTGAAGAAGATGTTAACTTTGTTGAAAGTGTCGTTGAACTTCCGTCATCAATGGGTGGTGAAGACGCGGCGTACTACTTACAAAAAGTACCTGGCTGCTACTTCTCAACAGGTGTCGGAAATGTCGACAAAGGAATTGAGTACCCACACCACCATCCAAAATTCGATATCGACGAAGAAGGTCTCAAATCAGTCCTAGAACTTTTCTTAAAAATTGTGTTGAACTTCGACAAAGTGGACGCTTAG